A genome region from Triticum aestivum cultivar Chinese Spring chromosome 2B, IWGSC CS RefSeq v2.1, whole genome shotgun sequence includes the following:
- the LOC123039220 gene encoding NADH-ubiquinone oxidoreductase chain 3-like: MSEFAPICIYLVISPLVSLIPLGVPFPFASNSSTYPETLSAYKCGSDPSVDARSRFDIRFYLVPILFIIPDPEVTFSFPWAIPPNKIDLFGSWSMMAFLLILTIGSLYEWKRGASDRA, translated from the coding sequence ATGTCGGAATTTGCACCTATTTGTATCTATTTAGTGATCAGTCCGCTAGTTTCTTTGATTCCACTCGGTGTTCCTTTTCCATTTGCTTCCAATAGTTCGACCTATCCAGAAACATTGTCGGCCTACAAATGTGGTTCCGATCCCTCCGTTGATGCCAGAAGTCGTTTTGATATACGATTTTATCTGGTTCCTATTTTATTTATTATCCCTGATCCGGAAGTCACCTTTTCATTTCCTTGGGCAATACCTCCGAACAAGATTGATCTGTTTGGATCTTGGTCCATGATGGCCTTTTTATTGATTTTGACGATTGGATCTCTCTATGAATGGAAAAGGGGTGCTTCAGATCGGGCGTAA